The Ailuropoda melanoleuca isolate Jingjing chromosome 4, ASM200744v2, whole genome shotgun sequence region ggcaggaaggtggGTTTGGGGACCCCACCCCAGGACCACCCgactcctcctccccccaggagAAATGCGTAAACTGCTCCCGAAGATTCCGCTGCACTCAGGGTTTCCAGCTGGAGGTGAGGACAGGGGCTCAGCccggctctctgctctgcaggtgTCCAACCCCTGGGGGACCAGCTGGCTGGCAGCCGGTGTGGGGATGGAACAGCCAGGGCTGCTCCGTCTCTACTAGAGGCCGGGGGTCCCAGGCCCAGCACGGCCTGTCTCCATCCCTCCCTGATCTGCCGTCCTGCTCTTCCACCGATCCTTGTCTGCCCATCTGCCCATTCACTGCCCTGCCCCTACCCAAGCCGCAGGCTGAGCCCTCCTGCCTGTCCCCGTTTCCAGAACACCCCCAAGAAGAGCTGTGTCTACCGATCTGGCTACTCCTTCTCCCGGGGCTGTTCTTACACATGTGCCAAGAGGATCCAGGTTTGCCTCGCAGCACCCCCACACCCAAGTCTGACCAGAAAGGGGGAAGTGGGGGTGCAGGCCCAGGGGAGGAAGCTGGACTAGATTTCAACGGCAGAATCAGGTCTGGGACTAGGGTGAGGCCAGTGGAGCAAGGGCCCAGAGCGAGGGGTCTGAGGTCAGTGGGGCCAGTGTCTGTCCTGTGGCCACATCccagggagtggggatggggagagggaaagggactcAGCCTGGACACTATCAAGCAGGCTCCAGGGGCAGCTGTGGGCCCAGCACGGGTCCCTTACTGTGGGATCCGGCACAGCTGTCCCTGGCCCGAGGCTCTGTTTCCTCACCCCTGCCACCAGAGGGTTGAAGAAGGCAGTCTCCATTTCCCTGGTTCCTGCTTGCTTCATTGTCTGGCTTTGcagcctgcccccaccacccccaccatttCCCTCCCTGTCACTTCCCTCCTCCCTACATCTGGCCTGTGCCcagcctctccccgccccctccccacaggtGCCTGACTGCTGCCCCGGCTTCTTCGGCACACTGTGCGAGCCGTGCCCAGGGGGTCAGGGCGGCGTGTGCTCGGGCCATGGGCAGTGCCAGGACAGGCTCCTGGGAAGCGGGGAGTGCCGCTGTCACGAGGGCTTCCATGGAACTGCCTGTGAGATGTGTGAGCTGGGCCGCTATGGGCCCAACTGTGCTGGAGGTGagccctggggagggcagagcacAGCGGGTGGAGACCCCCTGGCTGGCCCGGGGGGAGGCACTGGGCGACTCCTGTCCTCCCTTGTTCCGCTCCCAGTCTGTGACTGTGCCCACGGGCTGTGCCAGGAGGGGCTTCAAGGAGACGGAAGCTGTGTCTGTAATGTGGGCTGGCAGGGCCCTCGCTGTGACCAGAGTGAGTAGCCTCAAGGGGGAGAGGCGGGTGACTTCTGAGGAGGTGGTTCCTGGTTCCAAACGACCAGAACCATCTTCctacccccttccctcccagagATCACAGGCCCTCAATGCCCGAAGAAGTGCGACCCCAATGCCAAGTGAGTGAGCTCAGCCTGGGGCGGGTGGGCAAGAGGGTAGGGGCCGTGGGGTCAGGCAGGGCCCAGGCTGAGCTAACGCCATCCTTCCCAGCTGCGTGCAGGCCTCGATGGCAGCGCCCGCCTGTGTCTGTGCCGCGGGATACTCGGGCGACGGCATCTACTGTTCAGGTTGGGTCGCGTGGAATGCTCCGGGCGCCCACCCTCCCATTTTCCGTGAAATTTCATCCTGAAACTCCCTGCAGGCCCCTTTCTGGTTCTTCTGGGGCTAGTGTCTATCCGGGTCCCATCTCGGGTCTCACCCTTCCCTCTGACCTCTTCCTTTCTCCCGAGCCCTCCTCCCCGGTCCCTGCGCTGCCCCTGTGCCTACTCCTCACAGCTATCTGGGATCCTCTACCCCTAGAGCTGGACCCCTGTGCGCAGGACCGTGGGGGCTGCTCCCCCCACGCCAACTGCACCAAGGTGGCCCCCGGGCAGCGGACATGCACCTGCCAGGATGGCTATGCAGGAGATGGGGAGCTGTGCCAGGGTGAGGTTGGGCCCCCCACCGTGGGCGGACATGGGGCCGGGGCTCTGGCTTCAGTGTTGTAAGACTCGGAGAGGCTGAGGGGACCACGGGGGGCACTGAGAGCATGGTGGTGAGCACCTGAAGGCACAGATGAATGGAAGGGCTGCCTGGGGCCTCCTCTCATCCCAGCCTCTCCCCGCGCAGAAGTCAACGGCTGTCTCATCCGCCACGGGGGCTGCCACACGCACGCCGACTGTATCCCCACAGGCCCCCAGCAGGTCGGTACAACAGAGGCAGACACTGGGGTTGTGCCATTCCCTCATAGGGTGGGGGCCCCCCTCAGACCAGGCCGGGGAGGAGGTGCTCCTTTTGTCCAGGGCGCTGGCCTGCTCTTGGGTCCCAGCAGCCGCACTGATCAGTATTTGGGACAGGTCTCCTGCAGCTGCCGTGAGGGTTACAGCGGGGATGGCATCCGGACCTGTGTCCTCCTGGACCCTTGCTCCCAGGTcagaccccagccccacctcatttcacaggggagggggaCTGAGGCAGGAACCAGCCCTCTTTGCCCCTGTCAGGGTCCTAAGGGGCTCTGAAGGGTGCGCCACCCTCCCACAGGCTGGAATCTGACTGCTCAGTAGCAGACAGGGCTTTGGGGATTGGATAGGGGTCTTCATGGCCCCTTACCCAGGGCTGGTTGGGGCAGAGGAGTCTGGGAGCCACTGATGcctctccctcctgtccctgcaTCAGAATAACGGAGGTTGCAGCCCCTATGCTGTGTGCAAAAGCACGGGGGATGGCCAGAGGACGTGCACCTGTGACGCGGCCCACACCGTGGGCGATGGCTTCACCTGCCGCGCCCGAGTTGGCCTGGTAATGATGCCCAAGTTGGACCCCTGACCCAGCCTTGGTCATGACCCCCATGGGCCTGACCCATGAGATTGGTTAAGACCCCCAATTTGATCCTGATCCTGGCCTTGACCATGACCCTGACCCCCTGACTCCACCTGGGCCTGACCCAGCTATGATCCATGAAACGAATCCTGACCCCAGCTCAGACCCCCGGctttcctttcctcatctctGCCTTGGCCAGACCTTGGGCCGCAGGTGCTGGGAGAGGCACCAGGCCCTGAATGGGGGCCACCCAAAATCTGAGCTGATCCTCGCCCCCCCCAGGAGCTCCTTCGGGACAGGCATGCCTCATTCTTCAGCCTCCACCTCCTGGTAAGTGACCAGCTGACTTCCAATTCTTCGGTCCAGCCTGGGCCTCTCTGGTCTTCAGGTCCTGcccatctctgggcctccatgTTCTCATTTGGTCAGGGGGGTGGCTGTTCTGGTCTCTCAGagcccaactcttttttttttttttttttaaagatttatttatttgagagagagtgagcgagaaagagcccaagctggggggtggggagaggcagagggagaagcagactccccacagaacagggagcccgatgatgtgggactcaattcagaaccctgggatcatgacctgagccaaactgagtcacccaggcaccctctcagAGTCCAGTCTTTCCTGGAGGACCCATGGAAGCCCCGAGTTGGTCACAAGTTGCCCCTCTTCTACTCAAGCTGTTACTGCCTCCCCACAGGAATACAAGGAGCTCAAGGGTGATGGGCCTTTCACAGTTTTTGTGCCTCGTGCAGATCTAATGACCAACCTGTCACAGGTAATGCaaccctccccaaccccagcaaGGCTGGGAAGGGATGGGCcctgggtgggcaggggtgggtgtggggtgggaagGCGGCAGTCAGGGGCCTCCTTCTACCCTCATGACTCCCACTCCAGGACGAGCTGGCCCGGATTCGCGCCCATCGCCAGCTTGTGTTCCGCTACCACGTGGTCGGCTGCCGGCAGCTGAGCAGCCAGGAGCTGCTGGAGGAAGGCTATGTCACCACGCTCTCGGGGCACCCGCTGCGCATCCACGAGAGGGAGGTGGGCCCAGGCCCTGTCCCCCGGGGTCGGTCGGCCCCCGCCCTGGACGACCCCACAGAGCCGGGACGCCACAGCTTTCAAGCCCGGCCCCTGTGCGCCTGGGTCCTGTCCCCGCGCATTTAAGACCCTCTCACCTGCCCTGGGCCTGACAGGCtttagggagaaggagagggagagagaggagtctGGCTCCTCGGAAGGGGCCTCGGTAGCGGGCGCGGTCCGCAGCCGGACTgttgcttgtctccctctccctaaaGCCCTGTGTCCATCCGGCCACCGGCCCACGCCCCACACCTGGCGGTCGGTGTGTTTCCCGGCTGTCTTGGCTCCGCCCACCTCCTGCCCCAAGCCTCGCCCAgtgcaggccccgcccccacctcggGCCCCACCCCCTCAGCGTCCGAGTGCCCCACCAATCGGCTTCATTGGTCCTGGGCCCCGCCTCCAGGGCAGCATCTACCTCAATGACTTCGCGCGTGTGGTGAGCAGCGACCACGAGGCGATGAACGGCGTCCTGCACTTCATCGACCGAGTCCTGCTGCCTCCCGACGCGCTACACTGGGAGCCTGACGCTGCCCCTGTCCTGCGGGTATGACCTGGGCACAGGTCTGGGAGCTTGCCAGGGGCCTCCCATGCTCCCTGCCTGACCTCAAGGTTCACCCGTGCCTTTCTGCAGAGAAACGTCACCGCCGCCGCGGAGGGCTTCGGTTACAAGATCTTCAGCAGCCTTGTGAAGGTACTGTTCCCGCGTGTGGGCATTCGTGCCCGTGCGTGTGCATGCGGGTGACTGTCCATGTGTGACTGCACACTTACCTGTGTGTGAGCCTATCCCTTGTGTGTGCACAGGCTGTGTATATGAGCCTCCCAGTGTGAGCACAGAGCGTGCTTGCGTGTGCCCACATAGCTGAGAATGTCCAGGTGTGCAAGTTTATCCCTGCCTGTACTCTGCCTGGGATGGCTACAGAAGAGTGAGGCTGGCAGGAAGGCCACCTGGGTCCCTGGAGCCCCTTCCTGGTCTCTGTGGTCCAGCCCCCTACCTCTCCCAGGTCTCTGACTGCCACACCTCTGCTAATCCTTGCCAGGTGGCCggcctcctgcctctgcttcAGGATGCCTCACATAGGCCCCTCACCATGCTGTGGCCCACAGACTCTGCCCTGCAGGCCCTGCCGCCTGACCGCCAGGTCTGGCTGTACCACGAAGACCACCGTGACAAGCTGGCAGCCATCCTGCGGGGCCACGTGATTCGCAACGTGGAGGTGGGTGCTCCCCCGCCCCGTCCTTGGTCCCCACTGCCTGCCACCCAGCCTGCCTGCCCAGCTCTGACCGTAGCTCCATCTGCTCAGGCCTTGGCATCTGACCTGCCCAACCTGGGCCCACTGCGCACAATGCACGGGACCCCCATCTCCTTCTCCTGCAGCCGTGCCCGGCCGGTGAGTCTgggaagcaggggctgggggctctgggagtGGGGGCTGTGGTGCCCCCGTGATCCCATGtactctccttcctctgcctgcagggtGAGCTCACAGTGGGTGAGGACGAAGCCCGCATCGTGCAGCGACACTTGCCCTTTGAGGGCGGCCTGGCCTACGGCATCGACCAGCTGCTGGAGCCACCTGGCCTTGGTGCCCGCTGTGACCGCTTTGAGACTCGGCCGCTGGGGCTGGTGAGGGAGGCCATAGGTCAGAGGTGGACAGTCAGGGACCCTAGCCGACCTGTCCTGTCCATCCATCTGATCTTGCTATGTTGGCTTCTGTTCCTTCCAGAAGATCTGCAGCATTTGCGGGCTGGAACCGCCTTGTCCTGAGGGCTCACGGGAACAGGTGAGGCcctgggagctgggtgggggttCAGGTAGGGCCCAGGGACCACCAAACTCAGGCTGTTTGACTCCTCTTGGCCCAGGGCAGCCCCGAGGCCTGCTGGCGATACTACTCAAAGTTCTGGACATCCCCTCCACTGCACTCCTTGGCACTGCGCAGCATTTGGGCCCGGTCCAGCCTCTGGGGCCAACCCCAAGGCCTGGGCAGGGGCTGCCACCGCAACTGTGTCACCACCACCTGGAAACCCAGCTGCTGCCCCGGTCACTATGGCAGTGAGTGCCGAGGTGAGGGTCCCGAGGTTGGAGGTGCTGCCCACAGCTCTGGCCACTGCTCCTGAGAAAAccgggtggtggggtgggggcaggtgtggGTGGTGAGGGGATTTTACTGGGAGAGAACCCTGGGTAGGGTGTCTGTAGGTTTCTTGGCAGCAAAGGGACTTGGGGGGATTGTGGCTTCTGGAAGAGCTTGGCTGGCCCAGGTGCGGGACGGAGAGTGTGGCGAGGCTGGGTGAGGTAGGGGTCCTGAGGAGAGCCCCGgccccacccctttcccttcccccacctgctaGCTTGTCCTGGTGGTGCCAGCAGCCCCTGCAGCAGCCATGGCGTGTGCATGGACGGCATGAGTGGCAGTGGGCAGTGTCAGTGCCACACAAGGTTTACGGGGACGGCGTGTGAACTCTGTGCCCCAGGGGCCTTTGGGCCCCAGTGCGAAGGTGGGCCGTCCTgttgcctcccccccacccgccctgTCCTACCCTGTCCTTTGGGCCCTGGGGCCCCCACACTGACCCCAtcctcctgcctgtccctctccccagcctgccgCTGCACCTCGCATGGCCGCTGTGATGAGGGCCTGGGGGGCTCCGGCTCCTGCTTCTGTGAAGAGGGCTGGACGGGGCCGAGCTGTGAGGTGCAGCTGAGTGAGTGCCCTTTGCGTCTGTGCCCACCCTGCATGCTTGTACCTGCTTGTGGACACCGGGGTGTGCCCCGACTGCACACTCAGGCCGAGGCcctggggggtggtgagggggcCGGGGGCATCCAGGAGGGCAGCTCCTCACCTGGATGTGTGGGGTGGGCCCTGGGGGGACAGAGCTGCAGCCCGTGTGTGCCCCGCCCTGCGCACCCCAGGCCGTGTGCCGTGCAAACAACAGCTGTGAGTGCGGCCTGGGCTATGAAGGAGATGGACGCACATGCACAGGTGAGCAGCAGGTGGGATGTGAGGTGggatccccaccccctcctgtccCCCGGTCCTGccactctctccctgcccccagtggCGGACCTGTGCCAGGACGGGCACGGTGGCTGCAGCGAGCACGCCAACTGCAGCCAAGTGGGCACCGTGGTCACCTgcgcctgcctgcctgcctatgAGGGCGACGGCTGGAGCTGCCAGGCCCGTGACCCCTGTGCGGATGGCCGCCGTGGGGGATGCAGTGAGCACGCGGACTGCTTGAGCACAGGCCCGGTGAGCAGCCAGGGAGCCGAGCcgcagggcggggaggggcggggagggtcCACAGAGCCGCCCCCCACACCGGGGCCCTGAAGAGCACCCACCTGCTCTCCCGCCCCAGAACACACGGCGCTGTGTGTGCCATGCCGGCTACGTGGGTGACGGACTGCAGTGCCTGGAGGAGCCGGAGCCGCCCGTGGACCGCTGCCTGGGCCAGCCGCCACCCTGTCATGTGGATGCCGTGTGCGCGGACCTCCACTTCCAGGGTGGGCTTCCCCGCCTGCCCTCAGTAACCGTGCTTTCCCGCGGTGCTGCCGGCCTGATCACCCGTCCCTCCTTCtgcagagaagcaggctggggTCTTCCACCTCCAGGCCCCCAGTGGTACTTATGGCCTGAACTTCTCAGAGGCCGAGGCGGCCTGTGGGGCCCAGGGAGCTGTTCTTGCTTCTCTTCCTCAGCTCTCTGCTGCCCAGAAGGTGTGTGGGGCCCAGGGGTCTGGAGCTGAGCCTGTGGGGGCCCCTCGAGTTGGGCCTTAGGTCTCAGCATCCCCTCCTGTCCCTGCAGCTGGGCTTCCACCAGTGCCTCATGGGCTGGCTGGCCAACGGCTCGGCTGCCCACCCGGTCGTCTTCCCCGCGGCGGACTGTGGCGGTGGTCAGGTTGGGGTTGTCAGCCTGGGCGCCCGGAAGAACcgctcggagtcctgggatgccTACTGCTACCGCGAGCAAGGTGCAGCGCACCCCCCCCTTGTCCCAGAGCCCTCCTGCCCCTACACTCTGGCTTGGCCCCTTCCCACTGACCCGGCCCCACCTTTCCCGCAGATGTGGCCTGCCGGTGCCGCCATGGCTTTGTGGGTGATGGGACAAGCGTGTGCAATGGCAAGCTGCTCGATGTCCTGGCTGCCACAGCCAACTTCTCCACCTTCTATGGGGTGTGCAGGGGCCCAGCCTtagggctgggggggggtggtagctggggtccctggggagggagcctgccCACAGTCCTATCTTCCCCCCCTCCCAGATGCTGCTGGGCTATGCCAATGCCACCCCTCGGGGTCTCGACTTCCTGGACTTCCTGGATGATGAGCTCACCTACAAGACGCTCTTCGTTCCTGTCAACGAAGGCTTCCTGGACAACATGGTAACCAGCAGGGGTTGTGGGCAGAGCCAGGCCCGATGCGGGTACCTCCAGCTGGCTGGCGCCGACAGGCCTTGCTTTGCCCACAGACGCTAAGCGGCCCTGACCTGGAGCTGCATGCCTCCAACACCACCTTCCTGAGCACCAACGCCAGCCAGGACACCGTACTCCCTGCCCACTCAGGCCTCAGCCTCGTCTTTAGTGCTGTGGGCCCTGACAACAGCTCCTGGGCCCCTGTGGTGAGTTTGGCCCCTGCACCTCCCCGCTGGCCCCAGCCGTCACTCACGCACTAGGCCTGACTCTGTTCTCCCTACAGGCCCCAGGAGCGGTTGTGGTTAGCCATGTCGTCGTGTGGGACATCATGGCATTCAATGGCATCATCCACGCTCTGGCCAGGCCTCTCCTGGCACCCCAACAGCCTGTGAGTTGGTGGGGGGTAGGGAGGACAATAGGCAGAACAGCAAGGGGTGAGGGGACAGCCCTGGCCTGACTTTGACACTTTCCTTGCTTGCAGCGGGCAGTGGTGGCACCTGAGGCTCCACCTGTGGTGGCAGGTGTGGGGGCCGTGGTGGCTGCTGGAGCACTGCTTGGCCTAACGGCTGGAGCCTTCTACCTCCGTGCTCGAGGCAAGGCCACAGGCTTTGGCTTCTCCACCTTCCAGgtagggctgggctgggggtgggggtgctgggtcCACCGATCTTGCTCGAGGCCCCTCACCACTCACCTCTCTTCTCAGGCGGAAGACGATGCTGAGGAGGACTTCTCCCCCTGGCAGGAAGGGACCAGCCCAACCCTTGTCTCTGTCCCCAACCCAGTCTTTGGCAGCCACGATGCCTTTTGTGAACCCTTTGACGTGAGTGGGGGCGAGGGGGGCAGTGAGGGGCAGTAGAaaggggcccagggcctgggtTCGGCCCAGCCACCAAGGGTCCTCCCTGCCACACCCAGGACTCACTCCTGGAGGACGACTTCCCCGACACCCAGAGGATCCTGGCGGTCAAGTGACACGGCTAGGCCGAAAAAAGGCACAGCAAGAGGGAGACCACTTTTATTGCCCGCCCTGGACCGACGCCCAGCATGGGCGGGGCAGGAGGGGTTAGGCCCTGCTCTGGACAATAAAGGTGCCCTCAGCGGATGTGGGCCATGTCGCCAAGGAAGGGTGTCTTCATGCAGCCGGTGCACAGCTGGTCCATCCAGAGCGGCGCCTCATGCTGCAGGGGCGTGCGGCGCGGGTAAAAGGTGAAGTCCACGCGGTAGTTGAGCAGACAGCTGAGGGAGGCCATGTAGAGGTCGGAGAAGCGCACGAGGCGCCGGGAGAAGTAGGTGGGGTTGTGGAAGGTGCGGAAGATGCTCCCGAACTGAGCGTTGAACAGGGCCTTGGTGATGCACCTGCGGGGGGACACGGGCCACTCGTGGGGGGcccaggagaggcagggctgAGAGCCCACCCCGCACCCACCCTGCCCACCTCAGCTCCTGCCGCTCCTTCATCCAGGCAGCCAGCACCTGCTGCGACTCGGCGTCCTGGTACGTCTGCAGGAGACGAGGGGGTGCTGGGGGTGTGCCCAGGtggcagccctgcccccaccaccccactgCCACCCCCCGCCACCTGCATGCGCTCCAGCAGCCCCGTGAGCGCCTGCTGCCACGTCAGCGAGTGCATGTACTGCTCCGTGTTGATGATGCGGATCTCGCGCTCTAGCTCGGGGATGATGGCCCCCGTGCGCCAGCCGTGCCGCAGCATGAGGTCCTGCAGGGCGGGGTGGACACGGGGTTCAGCGTCAGTgagcagggctccctccctccctttcccctcgcCGGGCCCAGCCAGGCCGGCTCACCGCCAGGTCACTGTAGAGGTGGTCTCCGAAGTAGAGCACGCGGGGTCCACGCCATTCTGTCAGGCGCAGGAAGTCATACAGGTTTCCCTGGGGAGAGTTGGGGAGGCACCGCTGAGCACAGTGTCCCCAGGGGCTCCCATGGGGCTGCCAGAACCATGTCTTGTTCTCCACTGCTCCTCCCAAATCCCCAGAGGCAGCGAGGCCCCTCCAGCTGGACGCCCGGCTGCCCTTTCCCGTGGCCTCACCGACCCCGGGCTCCGACCCTCGTCCCCTCCCCCTCGCAGTCAGGAAGGGGTCTGCCTGCCCCAGGAAAGCCTCCTGTAGGCCTGGCACGGTGCCCTGTGGCCTCACACCCACCCCAGGGATCCCACGCTGTGGGAAACAAACCACAGCAGCAAGCCCATGGCCCCAAAGCCCTTCCTGTCCTCCCCGGCCTGAGCCCAGAGGGACCCGGCAGACCTCACTGCGAAGCtatctgcccctcctgctcgagAGCCAGAGGAGAGATGAGAGCAGTCAGGCTCAAACACAATAGAGGAAGCCCTCCGGAGAGCAGAAAGCGGGGCAGGGGGCCCAGAGCAGAAGTGCGCAGCCGCAGGACAGGAGTCCATGCTCCAGCAGTGGGCAGAATTCACACTCAGCACAAAGGAGTTACTATAGCAACCCGCTTCCGCCAGGGGCCGGGAGAAGCCAGCCACCGTGCACACAGGTGGTCACCGAAGGCTTGTGGCGGAATTAAGCTCAGGCGGGGAGGGTGCAGAGTCAAGTACGAGTGGGCAGCGCGCCGAGGATGCGCCCCGAACTGAGGGAGAATCTTGAGGTACAGGTGCTGCATCAGGCAGGACAGAGCCTGGGGTTCCTGcaaggggagccagggagggggcaCAAAGACGAGAAGCAAGCAGGATCCAGCGCACGCACacgcgcatgcgcacacacactctGAAACTTCAGGTCATCAGGCATAAAGACGAGGCTAAAAGCTGCCAGAGGAGAAAAAGTCCCATGTTCCCCACAAAGGTGCATGACCCTCCCCAGGCTTAGCCAAGATGCTGAGACAAGAGTGTCACCCTCAGAGCTGAGGGAAAGAGCCTGCACCCAAGGGGGCCATGGAGAGTTGGGGGCCACTGGGTTATAAATCCTGCCTGCAGGCCAGGCCTCGGCTCTGGATACCCCAGGCCGCTCCCCTGACCCAACTgctgacccctccctcccccagcccctggaaccTCCACCCTCAAGGAGACTAGCTCAGCCAGGATTTCCGCATTCCATCCAGGGCCAAATGCCTTAACCCTGCTCCTTAACCACCACCCAAACCCCCGCACAGGCCCCTTCTCATCTTCCTAGACACCAGCTAGGAAAGGGGTTCTCCCCCAAAGGCCCGTGAGCTACTCCTACCAGCTGGTCTGGCTGTAGCAGAGTGGTCAGCCCCAAGTAATAGTGCCACTTATCGTCTGCGGGGTATTTAGTAAATGTCTGGCTACTTTAAGGGCTTTATACCACAATTCAAGTAGAACGCTCTTTTGTTTGTTTACGCCACAcctcttttatagatgaggaaaagcAAGGCACGGAGAGGCCAAGTGACTCGGCCATACCGCCTCTGCTATCCACTAGTAAATCTGGAAGTCCAATGCAGGCAGCCTGACCACCCTGACAGCCGCTTCCTGGTGCCCCGGGACACAGTGCGAGGGGACCGAGGCACGGCTGATGTGTGGTGGCGGGACAGGGCCCAGGAGGCTGTGCTGCTGTCCCCTCCACATCTGGGGCTGTGGTGAGGCCACCCAGATGGCACTCACCTGCCGATAGATTTTGCCCTTCTCCAAGCGGGTGATGCGGTCCCAGTGCAGGGAGCCCTTCTCATCGAGTTTTCTGAAAGGCCTggtgcggggtggggagggggtggtaaaGGGCTGGATTTCCAGTGTGGGAccggggcggt contains the following coding sequences:
- the STAB1 gene encoding stabilin-1 isoform X1, which translates into the protein MAGPRGLLLLCLLAFCLAGSGFTRGQKVRSRRCDVKTKFVTRLPCTMCPAIKRRMCPPGWLRELPEKISQDCRYEVQLGDSLMSMSGCSLSCWKDVVEKACCPGYWGSQCYECPGGAETPCNGHGTCLDGIDGNGTCVCQENFGGSACQECQDPNRFGPNCQSVCSCVHGVCSRGPLGNGSCVCFAGYTGPLCDQELPVCRALNCPQNSQCSAEAPACSCLPGHTQQGRECRAPNPCQPSPCSPLAQCSVSPSGQAQCRCPKDYHGDGTVCLPQDPCTINYGGCPSNSTLCLYQRPGKASCMCKPGLVSVNHNASAGCLAYCFPHSCDRSATCQVTPDGKTSCVCKEGEVGDGRACYGHLLHEIQKAGQLGVVFLRLRVSLAMLDQGCREILTTSGPFTVLVPSLSSISSRTMNVSLARQLCKQHIVAGQHMLEEPGTQQTRRWWTLAGQEIMVTFNRFTQKYTYKYNEHPQQTFAIHKTNYPAANGVFHLVTALQWQPPPELPEDPKKTIGQILASTEAFSRFETILENCGLPSILDGPGPFTVFVPSNEAVDKLRDGRLIYLFTAGLSKLQELVKYHIYSHGQLTIEKLISKARVLTMANQVLAVNISEEGRILLGPEGVPLQRVDVLASNGVIHMLEGVLLPPTILPILPKHCSEEQHQIVAGSCVDCQALNTSTCPPNSVKLDIFPNECVYTHDPTGLNVLKKGCAHYCNQTVLKPGCCKGFFGPDCAQCPGGFSNPCYGKGNCSDGVRGNGACLCFPDYKGIACHICSNPNKHGDQCQEDCGCVHGLCDNRPGSGGVCQQGTCAPGFSGRFCNESIGNCGPTERAQNCHLHARCVSQGGVTRCLCLDGFEGDGFSCTPSNPCSHPDRGGCSENAECVPGALGTHHCTCHKGWSGDGRVCVAIDECELDARGGCHADALCSYVGPGQSRCTCKLGFAGDGYECSPIDPCRAGNGGCHDLATCQAVGGGQRVCTCPSGYGGDGFSCYGDIFRELEANAHFSVFYQWIKSAGVTLPTDSRVTALVPSESAIRRLSPDDQAFWLQPRALPRLVRAHFLQGAFSEEELARLGGQHVATLSPITRWEIHNISGRVLVQNASVDVADLLATNGVLHVISQVLLPPRGGVLPKQGLLQQLDLVPAFRLFGELLQHHKLVPQIEAATAYTIFVPTNRSLEAQGNGSSLDEDTVRHHVILGEALSAEALQRGGHRNSLLGPAHWLVFYNHSGQVXVNHVLLEGPVLEAPGRSLFGLSGVLSVGSSRCLHSHAESLREKCVNCSRRFRCTQGFQLENTPKKSCVYRSGYSFSRGCSYTCAKRIQVPDCCPGFFGTLCEPCPGGQGGVCSGHGQCQDRLLGSGECRCHEGFHGTACEMCELGRYGPNCAGVCDCAHGLCQEGLQGDGSCVCNVGWQGPRCDQKITGPQCPKKCDPNANCVQASMAAPACVCAAGYSGDGIYCSELDPCAQDRGGCSPHANCTKVAPGQRTCTCQDGYAGDGELCQEVNGCLIRHGGCHTHADCIPTGPQQVSCSCREGYSGDGIRTCVLLDPCSQNNGGCSPYAVCKSTGDGQRTCTCDAAHTVGDGFTCRARVGLELLRDRHASFFSLHLLEYKELKGDGPFTVFVPRADLMTNLSQDELARIRAHRQLVFRYHVVGCRQLSSQELLEEGYVTTLSGHPLRIHEREGSIYLNDFARVVSSDHEAMNGVLHFIDRVLLPPDALHWEPDAAPVLRRNVTAAAEGFGYKIFSSLVKVAGLLPLLQDASHRPLTMLWPTDSALQALPPDRQVWLYHEDHRDKLAAILRGHVIRNVEALASDLPNLGPLRTMHGTPISFSCSRARPGELTVGEDEARIVQRHLPFEGGLAYGIDQLLEPPGLGARCDRFETRPLGLKICSICGLEPPCPEGSREQGSPEACWRYYSKFWTSPPLHSLALRSIWARSSLWGQPQGLGRGCHRNCVTTTWKPSCCPGHYGSECRACPGGASSPCSSHGVCMDGMSGSGQCQCHTRFTGTACELCAPGAFGPQCEACRCTSHGRCDEGLGGSGSCFCEEGWTGPSCEVQLKLQPVCAPPCAPQAVCRANNSCECGLGYEGDGRTCTVADLCQDGHGGCSEHANCSQVGTVVTCACLPAYEGDGWSCQARDPCADGRRGGCSEHADCLSTGPNTRRCVCHAGYVGDGLQCLEEPEPPVDRCLGQPPPCHVDAVCADLHFQEKQAGVFHLQAPSGTYGLNFSEAEAACGAQGAVLASLPQLSAAQKLGFHQCLMGWLANGSAAHPVVFPAADCGGGQVGVVSLGARKNRSESWDAYCYREQDVACRCRHGFVGDGTSVCNGKLLDVLAATANFSTFYGMLLGYANATPRGLDFLDFLDDELTYKTLFVPVNEGFLDNMTLSGPDLELHASNTTFLSTNASQDTVLPAHSGLSLVFSAVGPDNSSWAPVAPGAVVVSHVVVWDIMAFNGIIHALARPLLAPQQPRAVVAPEAPPVVAGVGAVVAAGALLGLTAGAFYLRARGKATGFGFSTFQAEDDAEEDFSPWQEGTSPTLVSVPNPVFGSHDAFCEPFDDSLLEDDFPDTQRILAVK